A DNA window from Bombus huntii isolate Logan2020A chromosome 10, iyBomHunt1.1, whole genome shotgun sequence contains the following coding sequences:
- the LOC126869905 gene encoding PH and SEC7 domain-containing protein isoform X12 — protein MHTYRCCSFSLLLAQGTIHKCMRRSSYAKALSGLVFPVRRCTFRDTATRLHVSLSFLPVIDAVRLLNASHLPPHLVEAGDVILRVNEVDVNRFSTKEVLKCLRLSSDPVTLKLRRDPAIKAHVRRLLSPGQPACDETDSTKISHEAMTFPNNPRPVSSGNGEDMEPRKPGTPELPGGSPQEPTAAKQYATRSNGSYSDASGSSELEALLPPVDSFKEEERAQWEPLSGDKFSRQKNTPRFEAYMMTGDLMLNLSRTQQSSGLLPKHQKKVDSLRYNNHHTHHHHNHHNHHHHNSVPTSPNEMLGHHRTYKCTGSNSASTSPVGISKRESGQCPGQSDTSKQNAASFGYSSGFVRTSRSEDHLQFQKDPSMSAVDIDIDDDVTSSLNTLLDTRPDSGQGLSSDRIVWTYNAPVSSPSASERTSCCQNGSSSQSSSSSSSTEGTSPQRSLSPTSPTSVSSSVMSSNSGSRRFPPPVPTGTSASALGPSGDGTTSSASGLHPTNGDLSQSEAISNMSSPDYNDEETMDILSARDIMMVSDPSDSDSTILASEPPQRRLKAAAAAASVPPASNAYTPAQENTEHRIVIQVKGPDKDATAARNTSPRQNRRRGNLSNPELVPTSTAQNTVQRPTGNTTPEFVGYQELKESEDENEALNIGNYEDKHGGASPPQSADEESDIESLHSFHYSPKAVDLPSAVRLAKRLYSLDGFKKSDVSRHLSKNNDFSRAVAEEYLRYFSFERDTLDVALRKFLAQFSLTGETQERERVLVHFSKRFLDCNPGAFNSQDAVHTLTCAIMLLNTDLHGQNIGRKMSCNEFIENLSELNDGDNFPREVLKQLYNAIKSFPLEWAFGMYWLFRDEEGDETANQAIQQGDGPAISGTGNPFLDVPNVTGATEFKKGYVMRKCCFDSNGKKTPFGKRGWKMYYCTLRELVLYLHKDEHGFRNDSLHNAIRIHHALATKASDYTKKEHVFRLQTADQAEYLFQTSDSKELQSWIDTINFVCASFSCQPLAGAVGSQRKFQRPLLPCSHTKLSPPSSTIPEANSVL, from the exons ATGCACACGTATCGCTGCTGCAGTTTCTCGTTATTGTTAGCGCAAGGCACGATACATAAGTGCATGCGACGTTCAAGTTACGCGAAAGCTCTGTCTGGCCTCGTGTTTCCAGTCAGACGGTGCACCTTCCGCGATACAGCCACGAGATTGCATGTTTCGTTGTCTTTCTTGCCTGTGATCGACGCGGTTCGCCTGTTAAACGCCAGTCATTTACCACCACACCtt GTCGAGGCCGGTGACGTCATACTCAGGGTGAACGAAGTCGATGTCAACCGATTCAGTACTAAAGAAG TGCTGAAATGTCTGCGGCTCTCGTCGGATCCCGTCACCCTGAAACTGCGAAGGG ATCCTGCAATAAAAGCTCACGTGCGTCGGCTGTTGTCACCGGGACAGCCGGCATGCGACGAGACGGATTCGACCAAAATCTCTCACGAGGCAATGACCTTCCCGAATAACCCCAGGCCGGTGTCATCGGGTAACGGCGAAGATATGGAACCAAGAAAGCCAGGAACACCGGAACTTCCGGGTGGCTCGCCACAGGAACCGACTGCCGCAAAACAGTATGCGACGAGAAGCAACGGATCCTACAGTGACGCTTCCGGATCCTCTGAACTAGAGGCGCTACTTCCGCCAGTGGATAGTTTCAAGGAGGAAGAACGTGCCCAATGGGAGCCTCTCTCCGGCGACAAGTTCTCCAGGCAGAAGAATACGCCTAG GTTCGAAGCGTACATGATGACCGGCGATCTAATGCTGAACCTGTCGCGCACGCAGCAGAGCAGCGGCCTGCTCCCGAAGCACCAGAAGAAGGTCGACTCGCTGAGGTACAACAATCATCATACCCACCATCACCATAATCACCACAATCACCACCATCATAACTCGGTACCGACCAGTCCTAACGAGATGCTGGGCCATCACCGTACTTACAAGTGTACCGGTTCGAATTCGGCCAGCACCTCACCGGTCGGGATCAGCAAACGTGAGAGCGGCCAGTGTCCAGGCCAGAGCGATACTAGCAAACAAAATGCCGCGAGTTTCGGTTATTCGAGCGGCTTCGTTCGCACCTCGCGCTCCGAGGACCACTTGCAATTCCAAAAGGATCCGTCAATGAGCGCGGTGGACATTGACATTGACGACGACGTCACGTCCAGCTTGAACACCCTGTTGGACACTCGACCTGACAGCGGCCAGGGTCTGTCCAGCGATCGAATCGTCTGGACGTACAACGCGCCAGTTAGCTCGCCGTCCGCCTCGGAGCGCACCTCCTGCTGTCAGAACGGCAGCTCCTCGCAATCTTCGTCGAGTAGCTCCTCGACGGAGGGAACTAGTCCCCAAAGATCCTTATCGCCAACCTCCCCTACCTCGGTCTCGTCCTCCGTCATGTCCTCCAATTCTGGATCCCGTAGGTTCCCACCGCCGGTACCCACGGGCACCAGCGCCTCAGCCCTGGGCCCCTCCGGCGACGGGACCACCTCCTCGGCCTCCGGCCTTCATCCCACCAACGGTGATCTCAGCCAGTCCGAGGCTATCAGCAACATGTCCAGTCCCGACTACAACGACGAGGAAACTATGGACATACTCAGTGCACGCGATATCATGATGGTCAGTGATCCGAGTGACAGTGACTCGACGATACTCGCCAGCGAGCCACCGCAGAGGAGGTTGAAGGCGGCAGCGGCGGCTGCTTCTGTACCACCGGCGTCGAACGCGTATACACCGGCGCAGGAGAATACCGAGCATAGGATAGTGATACAGGTGAAGGGGCCGGACAAGGACGCCACCGCGGCGAGGAACACCAGTCCCAGGCAGAATAGGCGACGGGGTAATCTCAGCAATCCGGAACTCGTGCCCACGTCCACCGCGCAGAACACCGTGCAACGGCCGACTGGCAATACCACGCCTGAGTTCGTCGGGTATCAG GAGCTGAAGGAGAGCGAGGACGAGAACGAAGCTCTGAACATCGGTAACTACGAGGACAAGCACGGAGGCGCATCACCGCCGCAGTCTGCGGACGAAGAGAGCGACATCGAAAGTTTGCACAGCTTCCATTACAGTCCGAAAGCGGTGGACCTACCATCGGCAGTTCGATTGGCCAAGAGGCTATACTCCTTGGACGGCTTCAAAAAGTCTGACGTCTCTAGACATCTTAGCAAAAA CAACGATTTTAGTAGAGCGGTAGCCGAAGAATACTTGAGATACTTCAGCTTCGAACGGGACACGCTGGACGTGGCTCTCAGAAAGTTCCTTGCCCAGTTCTCTTTGACTGGGGAGACCCAGGAAAGAGAGAGGGTTCTTGTACATTTCTCCAAGAGATTTCTCGATTGTAATCCGGGTGCATTTAATTCTCAGG ACGCTGTTCATACCTTAACCTGCGCCATAATGCTGCTCAATACCGACTTACACGGTCAGAATATCGGTAGAAAGATGTCGTGTAACGAATTTATCGAGAACCTCTCGGAACTGAACGACGGCGATAACTTCCCCAGAGAGGTGCTGAAACAGCTTTACAATGCCATCAAATCGTTCCCCTTGGAATGGGCCTT TGGGATGTATTGGCTGTTCAGAGACGAGGAAGGGGATGAAACTGCGAATCAGGCGATCCAACAGGGTGACGGTCCAGCGATATCTGGTACCGGAAATCCGTTTCTCGACGTGCCAAATGTTACGGGTGCTACGGAGTTTAAGAAAGGATACGTTATGCGGAAATGTTGCTTCGATTCCAACGGGAAGAAGA CACCGTTCGGCAAACGCGGCTGGAAGATGTATTATTGTACATTGAGGGAACTTGTATTATATTTGCACAAAGACGAGCATGGCTTCCGTAACGATAGTTTGCACAACGCGATACGCATTCATCACGCGTTAGCCACCAAAGCGTCCGATTACACGAAGAAGGAACACGTCTTCAGGTTACAGACTGCTGATCAAGCAGAGTATCTCTTCCAAACGAG TGATTCCAAAGAACTGCAGTCGTGGATAGACACGATCAACTTCGTTTGCGCCAGTTTTTCTTGCCAGCCACTAGCAGGAGCGGTGGGTTCTCAGCGAAAATTTCAACGGCCTCTGCTTCCGTGTAGCCACACGAAATTATCTCCT CCTTCCTCTACTATCCCCGAAGCGAACTCCGTTCTCTAA
- the LOC126869905 gene encoding PH and SEC7 domain-containing protein isoform X7: protein MAEELVVTLNRGDSSGFGFSLLGTAGLPHVIYDIVENSPAAKSGKVEAGDVILRVNEVDVNRFSTKEVLKCLRLSSDPVTLKLRRDPAIKAHVRRLLSPGQPACDETDSTKISHEAMTFPNNPRPVSSGNGEDMEPRKPGTPELPGGSPQEPTAAKQYATRSNGSYSDASGSSELEALLPPVDSFKEEERAQWEPLSGDKFSRQKNTPRFEAYMMTGDLMLNLSRTQQSSGLLPKHQKKVDSLRYNNHHTHHHHNHHNHHHHNSVPTSPNEMLGHHRTYKCTGSNSASTSPVGISKRESGQCPGQSDTSKQNAASFGYSSGFVRTSRSEDHLQFQKDPSMSAVDIDIDDDVTSSLNTLLDTRPDSGQGLSSDRIVWTYNAPVSSPSASERTSCCQNGSSSQSSSSSSSTEGTSPQRSLSPTSPTSVSSSVMSSNSGSRRFPPPVPTGTSASALGPSGDGTTSSASGLHPTNGDLSQSEAISNMSSPDYNDEETMDILSARDIMMVSDPSDSDSTILASEPPQRRLKAAAAAASVPPASNAYTPAQENTEHRIVIQVKGPDKDATAARNTSPRQNRRRGNLSNPELVPTSTAQNTVQRPTGNTTPEFVGYQELKESEDENEALNIGNYEDKHGGASPPQSADEESDIESLHSFHYSPKAVDLPSAVRLAKRLYSLDGFKKSDVSRHLSKNNDFSRAVAEEYLRYFSFERDTLDVALRKFLAQFSLTGETQERERVLVHFSKRFLDCNPGAFNSQDAVHTLTCAIMLLNTDLHGQNIGRKMSCNEFIENLSELNDGDNFPREVLKQLYNAIKSFPLEWALDEEGDETANQAIQQGDGPAISGTGNPFLDVPNVTGATEFKKGYVMRKCCFDSNGKKTPFGKRGWKMYYCTLRELVLYLHKDEHGFRNDSLHNAIRIHHALATKASDYTKKEHVFRLQTADQAEYLFQTSDSKELQSWIDTINFVCASFSCQPLAGAVGSQRKFQRPLLPCSHTKLSPREQLRDHEERVSKLETELEEHRRHPPERGAKALTVQNYKEKDAYLHHELKRYKTYAYLLRSRLAFTEVEPSLVESSIGEVDEGSGALLNSEVALIPPPVPDRPAINRYSYRAAIYNRNLLNGQDYGGDIG from the exons GTCGAGGCCGGTGACGTCATACTCAGGGTGAACGAAGTCGATGTCAACCGATTCAGTACTAAAGAAG TGCTGAAATGTCTGCGGCTCTCGTCGGATCCCGTCACCCTGAAACTGCGAAGGG ATCCTGCAATAAAAGCTCACGTGCGTCGGCTGTTGTCACCGGGACAGCCGGCATGCGACGAGACGGATTCGACCAAAATCTCTCACGAGGCAATGACCTTCCCGAATAACCCCAGGCCGGTGTCATCGGGTAACGGCGAAGATATGGAACCAAGAAAGCCAGGAACACCGGAACTTCCGGGTGGCTCGCCACAGGAACCGACTGCCGCAAAACAGTATGCGACGAGAAGCAACGGATCCTACAGTGACGCTTCCGGATCCTCTGAACTAGAGGCGCTACTTCCGCCAGTGGATAGTTTCAAGGAGGAAGAACGTGCCCAATGGGAGCCTCTCTCCGGCGACAAGTTCTCCAGGCAGAAGAATACGCCTAG GTTCGAAGCGTACATGATGACCGGCGATCTAATGCTGAACCTGTCGCGCACGCAGCAGAGCAGCGGCCTGCTCCCGAAGCACCAGAAGAAGGTCGACTCGCTGAGGTACAACAATCATCATACCCACCATCACCATAATCACCACAATCACCACCATCATAACTCGGTACCGACCAGTCCTAACGAGATGCTGGGCCATCACCGTACTTACAAGTGTACCGGTTCGAATTCGGCCAGCACCTCACCGGTCGGGATCAGCAAACGTGAGAGCGGCCAGTGTCCAGGCCAGAGCGATACTAGCAAACAAAATGCCGCGAGTTTCGGTTATTCGAGCGGCTTCGTTCGCACCTCGCGCTCCGAGGACCACTTGCAATTCCAAAAGGATCCGTCAATGAGCGCGGTGGACATTGACATTGACGACGACGTCACGTCCAGCTTGAACACCCTGTTGGACACTCGACCTGACAGCGGCCAGGGTCTGTCCAGCGATCGAATCGTCTGGACGTACAACGCGCCAGTTAGCTCGCCGTCCGCCTCGGAGCGCACCTCCTGCTGTCAGAACGGCAGCTCCTCGCAATCTTCGTCGAGTAGCTCCTCGACGGAGGGAACTAGTCCCCAAAGATCCTTATCGCCAACCTCCCCTACCTCGGTCTCGTCCTCCGTCATGTCCTCCAATTCTGGATCCCGTAGGTTCCCACCGCCGGTACCCACGGGCACCAGCGCCTCAGCCCTGGGCCCCTCCGGCGACGGGACCACCTCCTCGGCCTCCGGCCTTCATCCCACCAACGGTGATCTCAGCCAGTCCGAGGCTATCAGCAACATGTCCAGTCCCGACTACAACGACGAGGAAACTATGGACATACTCAGTGCACGCGATATCATGATGGTCAGTGATCCGAGTGACAGTGACTCGACGATACTCGCCAGCGAGCCACCGCAGAGGAGGTTGAAGGCGGCAGCGGCGGCTGCTTCTGTACCACCGGCGTCGAACGCGTATACACCGGCGCAGGAGAATACCGAGCATAGGATAGTGATACAGGTGAAGGGGCCGGACAAGGACGCCACCGCGGCGAGGAACACCAGTCCCAGGCAGAATAGGCGACGGGGTAATCTCAGCAATCCGGAACTCGTGCCCACGTCCACCGCGCAGAACACCGTGCAACGGCCGACTGGCAATACCACGCCTGAGTTCGTCGGGTATCAG GAGCTGAAGGAGAGCGAGGACGAGAACGAAGCTCTGAACATCGGTAACTACGAGGACAAGCACGGAGGCGCATCACCGCCGCAGTCTGCGGACGAAGAGAGCGACATCGAAAGTTTGCACAGCTTCCATTACAGTCCGAAAGCGGTGGACCTACCATCGGCAGTTCGATTGGCCAAGAGGCTATACTCCTTGGACGGCTTCAAAAAGTCTGACGTCTCTAGACATCTTAGCAAAAA CAACGATTTTAGTAGAGCGGTAGCCGAAGAATACTTGAGATACTTCAGCTTCGAACGGGACACGCTGGACGTGGCTCTCAGAAAGTTCCTTGCCCAGTTCTCTTTGACTGGGGAGACCCAGGAAAGAGAGAGGGTTCTTGTACATTTCTCCAAGAGATTTCTCGATTGTAATCCGGGTGCATTTAATTCTCAGG ACGCTGTTCATACCTTAACCTGCGCCATAATGCTGCTCAATACCGACTTACACGGTCAGAATATCGGTAGAAAGATGTCGTGTAACGAATTTATCGAGAACCTCTCGGAACTGAACGACGGCGATAACTTCCCCAGAGAGGTGCTGAAACAGCTTTACAATGCCATCAAATCGTTCCCCTTGGAATGGGCCTT AGACGAGGAAGGGGATGAAACTGCGAATCAGGCGATCCAACAGGGTGACGGTCCAGCGATATCTGGTACCGGAAATCCGTTTCTCGACGTGCCAAATGTTACGGGTGCTACGGAGTTTAAGAAAGGATACGTTATGCGGAAATGTTGCTTCGATTCCAACGGGAAGAAGA CACCGTTCGGCAAACGCGGCTGGAAGATGTATTATTGTACATTGAGGGAACTTGTATTATATTTGCACAAAGACGAGCATGGCTTCCGTAACGATAGTTTGCACAACGCGATACGCATTCATCACGCGTTAGCCACCAAAGCGTCCGATTACACGAAGAAGGAACACGTCTTCAGGTTACAGACTGCTGATCAAGCAGAGTATCTCTTCCAAACGAG TGATTCCAAAGAACTGCAGTCGTGGATAGACACGATCAACTTCGTTTGCGCCAGTTTTTCTTGCCAGCCACTAGCAGGAGCGGTGGGTTCTCAGCGAAAATTTCAACGGCCTCTGCTTCCGTGTAGCCACACGAAATTATCTCCT AGAGAACAGTTACGGGACCATGAGGAGAGGGTGAGCAAATTGGAGACTGAACTGGAGGAGCACAGACGACATCCGCCTGAGAGAGGAGCTAAGGCTCTCACTGTACAGAATTATAAGGAAAAAGATGCCTACTTACATCACGAG CTGAAGAGGTATAAAACATACGCGTACCTGTTACGATCCAGGTTGGCATTCACGGAGGTAGAACCGTCGCTGGTGGAGAGCAGTATCGGCGAGGTGGATGAGGGAAGCGGGGCCTTGCTGAACTCCGAAGTGGCACTGATACCGCCGCCCGTTCCCGATCGGCCAGCCATAAATAGGTACAGTTACAGGGCTGCCATTTACAACCGTAATCTGCTAAACGGTCAGGACTACGGCGGGGACATTGGTTGA